Proteins from one Thalassophryne amazonica chromosome 20, fThaAma1.1, whole genome shotgun sequence genomic window:
- the LOC117501936 gene encoding uncharacterized protein LOC117501936 isoform X1, whose amino-acid sequence MLWVRGIKEVLRRVWFRPGSCPALCTCHLQQEDTAGLHCGCRLSALQPEEPKQFGSGKTSALNCSRGQCYKSKSLESVACGEQIGHNQCLSEPSLRSKVEWFSSCHSAVSQMRPPPPTAELATNQSFHPCDLSPPCPTQQNQHQIQSTYKCILQAVQPGSKLLPPPPLRRHSHNASLSAELAQADLRPLALRYRSSSSHPRGELLFVTGKSCLPTGTRRPPRAGPVFPARTQLHVFLPGESEEADSDSVDEGFMDELDSKVLSVKLQRVPPRTTSQCAHGNREKCM is encoded by the exons ATGTTGTGGGTCCGTGGCATCAAAGAGGTGCTGAGAAGAGTCTGGTTCAGACCCGGGTCCTGTCCGGCTCTGTGCACCTGCCACCTGCAGCAGGAGGACACAGCAGGACTCCACTGCGGCTGCCGTCTCTCAGCTCTGCAGCCAGAGGAACCCAAGCAGTTCGGCTCAGGTAAGACCTCAGCTTTGAACTGTTCCAGAGGTCAGTGTTATAAGTCAAAGAGTTTGGAGAGTGTTGCCTGTGGAGAACAAATTGGgcataatcagtg TCTCAGTGAACCTTCTCTCAGGTCAAAGGTCGAGTGGTTCTCCAGCTGCCACTCCGCTGTGTCCCAAATGCGACCACCTCCTCCCACTGCAGAACTGGCAACAAACCAGAGTTTTCACCCATGTGATCTCAGTCCACCCTGTCCAACCCAGCAGAATCAGCACCAAATCCAATCCACTTATAAGTGCATCTTACAGGCCGTGCAGCCCGGCTCCAAGCTGTTGCCACCACCGCCACTTAGGCGCCATTCACACAACGCAAGCCTGAGTGCGGAGCTGGCACAGGCTGACCTCCGACCTTTAGCACTGCGGTATCGCAGCTCTTCGTCCCACCCTCGGGGAGAACTTCTGTTTGTTACAGGGAAGTCGTGCCTTCCGACTGGCACTCGGCGGCCACCTCGGGCCGGTCCTGTGTTCCCGGCACGCACACAGCTGCACGTGTTTCTGCCTGGTGAGAGCGAGGAGGCGGACAGCGACTCTGTGGATGAGGGCTTCATGGATGAGCTGGACAGCAAAGTATTGtctgtgaagctgcagagagtgcCACCAAGGACCACATCACAGTGTGCACATGgaaacagagaaaaatgcatgtag
- the LOC117501936 gene encoding uncharacterized protein LOC117501936 isoform X2 produces the protein MNSTAGTAPPVVVIGLDVVGPWHQRGAEKSLVQTRVLSGSVHLPPAAGGHSRTPLRLPSLSSAARGTQAVRLSLSEPSLRSKVEWFSSCHSAVSQMRPPPPTAELATNQSFHPCDLSPPCPTQQNQHQIQSTYKCILQAVQPGSKLLPPPPLRRHSHNASLSAELAQADLRPLALRYRSSSSHPRGELLFVTGKSCLPTGTRRPPRAGPVFPARTQLHVFLPGESEEADSDSVDEGFMDELDSKVLSVKLQRVPPRTTSQCAHGNREKCM, from the exons ATGAACAGCACAGCTGGAACTGCACCCCCAGTAGTAGTCATTGGCCTGGATGTTGTGGGTCCGTGGCATCAAAGAGGTGCTGAGAAGAGTCTGGTTCAGACCCGGGTCCTGTCCGGCTCTGTGCACCTGCCACCTGCAGCAGGAGGACACAGCAGGACTCCACTGCGGCTGCCGTCTCTCAGCTCTGCAGCCAGAGGAACCCAAGCAGTTCGGCTCAG TCTCAGTGAACCTTCTCTCAGGTCAAAGGTCGAGTGGTTCTCCAGCTGCCACTCCGCTGTGTCCCAAATGCGACCACCTCCTCCCACTGCAGAACTGGCAACAAACCAGAGTTTTCACCCATGTGATCTCAGTCCACCCTGTCCAACCCAGCAGAATCAGCACCAAATCCAATCCACTTATAAGTGCATCTTACAGGCCGTGCAGCCCGGCTCCAAGCTGTTGCCACCACCGCCACTTAGGCGCCATTCACACAACGCAAGCCTGAGTGCGGAGCTGGCACAGGCTGACCTCCGACCTTTAGCACTGCGGTATCGCAGCTCTTCGTCCCACCCTCGGGGAGAACTTCTGTTTGTTACAGGGAAGTCGTGCCTTCCGACTGGCACTCGGCGGCCACCTCGGGCCGGTCCTGTGTTCCCGGCACGCACACAGCTGCACGTGTTTCTGCCTGGTGAGAGCGAGGAGGCGGACAGCGACTCTGTGGATGAGGGCTTCATGGATGAGCTGGACAGCAAAGTATTGtctgtgaagctgcagagagtgcCACCAAGGACCACATCACAGTGTGCACATGgaaacagagaaaaatgcatgtag